The following coding sequences lie in one Candidatus Nitrospira allomarina genomic window:
- a CDS encoding NAD(P)/FAD-dependent oxidoreductase, with protein MPSDIDIAIIGAGAAGLAAGIFAAETNPNLSIVLLDSAKTIGAKILVSGGGRCNVTNQRVTASDFHGNRKLIDRILRRFDEQATIRWFSSLGIPLKTESTGKLFPVSNKARTVLDGLLRRCEALRVALLTHHLVQDLSREGEEFLIQHSQGTLQAKRVILATGGRSLPKTGSDGSGWGLAQQLGHTVTATYPALVPLLLEPSFFHATLSGISHDVTLTTTIAGKTFDRRTGSLLWTHFGISGPVVLDASRVWVRAAAKGEAVRLHLHCFPHLTNQDVEKWLMQAASLPGRKLVPTLLAERLPARVAGTLAGIQKPGLSDTPINLLSKEARRNLVRTLTNLDLPIIGSRGWNFAEVTAGGVPLEEISAHSMGSRPMPGIYVIGEMLDCDGRIGGFNFQWAWATGYLAGCHAAVDIMKRPAAAEGQR; from the coding sequence ATGCCTTCCGACATCGACATCGCCATCATCGGCGCAGGAGCAGCAGGGCTGGCAGCCGGAATTTTCGCGGCGGAAACGAACCCGAATCTCTCAATTGTCCTTCTGGACAGTGCGAAAACTATCGGGGCCAAGATCCTGGTTTCTGGAGGTGGACGCTGCAATGTCACCAACCAACGTGTCACCGCTTCCGACTTCCACGGGAACAGAAAGTTGATTGACCGGATCCTTCGACGCTTCGACGAACAGGCCACCATTCGATGGTTTAGTTCTTTGGGGATCCCATTAAAAACCGAATCCACGGGAAAACTGTTTCCTGTGAGCAACAAAGCCCGAACAGTGCTCGATGGGCTCCTCAGGCGATGCGAGGCACTGCGCGTTGCTCTTTTGACTCACCACCTCGTTCAAGATCTGTCCAGAGAAGGGGAGGAGTTCTTAATCCAACATTCCCAGGGAACGCTTCAGGCTAAACGGGTCATTCTCGCGACTGGCGGCCGGTCTCTTCCCAAAACCGGATCGGATGGATCAGGTTGGGGGTTGGCCCAACAGTTGGGGCATACCGTCACCGCCACCTATCCTGCCTTGGTACCTTTGCTCCTTGAGCCTTCGTTTTTCCATGCCACCCTTTCGGGTATTTCTCATGACGTAACGCTCACCACTACCATTGCGGGAAAAACCTTCGATCGACGCACCGGCAGCTTATTGTGGACACATTTCGGCATCAGTGGACCGGTGGTCTTGGATGCCAGCCGGGTTTGGGTTCGCGCAGCCGCAAAGGGAGAAGCTGTCCGCCTTCATCTCCATTGCTTTCCTCACCTCACCAACCAGGATGTGGAGAAATGGCTCATGCAGGCCGCTTCCCTCCCCGGGCGAAAACTTGTTCCCACACTGTTAGCCGAGCGGTTACCCGCGCGTGTAGCCGGCACGCTGGCCGGCATTCAAAAACCTGGGCTTTCTGACACTCCAATTAACCTCTTGTCCAAAGAAGCCCGCCGCAATCTGGTCCGGACACTCACCAATCTTGACCTTCCCATCATCGGATCACGCGGATGGAACTTTGCGGAAGTCACGGCCGGAGGTGTCCCCCTGGAAGAAATATCTGCCCATTCCATGGGCTCTCGGCCCATGCCTGGAATCTATGTGATTGGAGAAATGTTGGACTGCGATGGCCGCATCGGCGGATTTAATTTTCAATGGGCCTGGGCAACAGGGTATCTGGCCGGATGCCATGCGGCCGTGGATATCATGAAACGACCAGCAGCAGCAGAGGGACAGCGATGA
- a CDS encoding methyltransferase domain-containing protein, with product MNRYIFDNKSEEREFQRLQLVEAANDPVTIRLLEETGIQPGWHCLELGAGAGSILRWLGNRVGPTGRAVGVDKKIAYLRKDDSPPIQIYQGSFLDVPLEQAFDLLHGRYVLIHNQEERTMLEKMYSLLKPGGWALFEEPDFTSATLPDREQETPQGRVNRAICQMFINLGLDPAYALRLPHKLQEAGYHIVRVQSLMHLCPGNSPMAKVMAESAMVLEQEYSKTGFCSPQDIQEYVRLSQDSTHWTLYHSTTSVIARKPII from the coding sequence ATGAATCGGTATATTTTCGACAACAAATCTGAAGAGCGGGAATTTCAACGATTACAATTGGTCGAAGCCGCGAACGATCCCGTTACCATCAGGCTATTGGAAGAAACGGGGATTCAACCGGGTTGGCACTGTCTGGAGTTAGGCGCAGGGGCAGGCTCCATCCTGCGTTGGCTGGGAAATCGCGTGGGGCCGACGGGACGGGCTGTGGGTGTCGACAAGAAAATCGCGTATCTTCGCAAGGATGATTCTCCGCCTATTCAGATTTATCAAGGCTCATTTCTTGATGTCCCCTTAGAACAAGCCTTTGATCTCCTTCATGGCCGGTATGTCCTGATTCATAATCAAGAAGAGAGGACCATGTTGGAAAAGATGTATTCTCTCCTCAAGCCAGGAGGCTGGGCCCTCTTCGAAGAACCGGACTTTACCTCGGCGACATTGCCGGACCGGGAGCAGGAGACACCCCAAGGGAGGGTGAACCGAGCCATTTGTCAGATGTTCATCAATCTCGGATTAGATCCGGCCTATGCCCTCCGGCTTCCGCACAAACTGCAAGAAGCAGGATACCATATCGTCAGAGTTCAATCCCTCATGCATCTCTGTCCTGGAAATTCGCCAATGGCGAAAGTGATGGCGGAATCTGCGATGGTACTCGAACAGGAATATTCAAAGACCGGCTTTTGCTCACCTCAAGACATTCAAGAGTATGTCAGACTCTCACAGGACTCCACCCATTGGACGCTGTACCATTCCACCACCTCCGTGATTGCTCGAAAGCCCATCATCTGA
- a CDS encoding response regulator, whose amino-acid sequence MNTNFVPDTTQRTAGMFSGQSYRGGVLVIDDETAICKVVRMALEKDGYYVVDAEDGAQAIRILNEGEHPMVIDVIITDIRMPNINGIEAIKYFQREYPSVPLIVLTGFPDIDLATQLMKQGITDYLVKPVDRKKLHTAVANAIASRHLNWFA is encoded by the coding sequence ATGAACACGAATTTCGTACCAGACACGACTCAACGAACTGCAGGAATGTTTTCCGGCCAGAGCTATCGGGGCGGAGTCCTGGTCATTGATGATGAAACCGCCATTTGCAAAGTCGTTCGAATGGCCTTGGAAAAAGACGGCTACTACGTGGTGGACGCGGAAGACGGCGCGCAAGCTATCCGCATCCTCAACGAAGGAGAGCATCCAATGGTCATTGATGTCATTATCACGGATATTCGGATGCCCAACATCAATGGCATTGAAGCCATAAAATATTTTCAACGGGAATACCCCAGCGTGCCGTTGATCGTCTTAACCGGGTTTCCCGATATCGATCTGGCCACACAGCTCATGAAACAAGGAATTACCGATTATCTGGTCAAGCCGGTCGATCGGAAAAAATTACATACCGCTGTGGCCAATGCCATAGCTTCCCGACACCTCAACTGGTTTGCTTGA
- a CDS encoding mechanosensitive ion channel family protein, with product MAHWFFFRRNGGLKEEDRFSARVGMLLLVGVGIVLILLALPVDKETHKELFQLLALLITAVITLSSTTFVSNALAGFMLRGMKSFRLGDFLRVENQFGRITERGLFHTEIQTEERDLTTLPNLFLVSHPITVLRSSGTIVSATVSLGYDISHKTIERLLSNAALAANLKDPFVHIMELGDYSVTYRVSGFLSEVKQLLSARSNLRAQMLTTLHGAGIEIVSPVVMNQRRLEDGIQVLPPQSSELPYAEEKIVENNPESLIFDKADAMAQIEALKEQREAIREEITVLEGQAKSKKEHIGPWIEQRITRIRQEEERLSLQIQQAEAAKIE from the coding sequence GTGGCCCATTGGTTCTTCTTTCGCCGCAATGGCGGCCTGAAGGAGGAAGACCGATTTTCAGCCCGTGTGGGGATGTTGCTACTGGTGGGAGTCGGGATTGTTCTCATTCTGCTGGCCCTTCCTGTCGACAAAGAAACTCACAAAGAACTTTTTCAGCTATTAGCGCTGTTGATCACCGCGGTCATTACCCTTTCTTCCACGACCTTCGTCTCCAATGCCTTAGCGGGCTTTATGCTGCGAGGCATGAAAAGCTTTCGGTTAGGAGATTTCCTTCGCGTGGAAAATCAATTCGGTCGGATCACAGAACGGGGATTGTTTCACACGGAAATTCAAACAGAAGAACGCGACCTCACGACTCTTCCTAACTTATTTTTAGTTTCTCACCCGATTACCGTGCTTCGTTCATCCGGCACAATTGTCTCCGCCACGGTGTCGTTAGGATATGACATTTCCCACAAGACCATTGAAAGACTCCTTTCGAATGCCGCTCTTGCCGCAAACCTCAAAGACCCGTTTGTCCACATTATGGAACTCGGGGATTATTCCGTGACCTATCGAGTCTCCGGATTTTTAAGTGAGGTCAAACAATTGCTCAGTGCACGGTCGAACCTTCGCGCACAGATGCTCACCACGCTGCATGGTGCGGGAATCGAAATTGTTTCCCCTGTGGTCATGAATCAACGCCGGCTGGAGGATGGCATTCAAGTCTTGCCGCCCCAATCCTCCGAATTGCCGTATGCAGAAGAAAAGATCGTGGAGAATAATCCTGAATCACTGATTTTTGACAAAGCCGATGCCATGGCACAGATAGAGGCGCTAAAAGAGCAGCGTGAAGCAATTCGAGAGGAAATTACTGTTTTGGAAGGTCAAGCCAAATCAAAAAAAGAACACATTGGCCCCTGGATTGAACAAAGGATCACGCGCATTCGACAGGAAGAAGAGCGTCTCTCCCTCCAGATTCAGCAAGCCGAAGCAGCAAAAATTGAGTAA
- a CDS encoding CBS domain-containing protein, which translates to MATIGQFMTRNLSFVTEDASIQEAATHMHNQRIGSLLVKQESEFSGIVTETDVVRAVAEHPGQIERLKVKELMSSPIITVDRKMSVHYARDLMADRKIRHLAVTGDNGDIVGIISVRDLLAYFKTVAKDLKIAEEDG; encoded by the coding sequence ATGGCCACGATTGGGCAATTCATGACACGGAATCTGAGTTTTGTGACTGAAGATGCCAGCATCCAGGAAGCGGCTACACATATGCATAACCAGCGAATTGGGTCCTTGTTGGTGAAGCAGGAGTCTGAATTTTCCGGGATTGTAACGGAAACCGATGTCGTGCGGGCAGTAGCGGAACACCCTGGCCAAATTGAACGCTTAAAGGTGAAGGAGCTGATGTCCAGTCCGATCATTACCGTAGACAGGAAAATGTCTGTCCATTATGCCCGGGATCTCATGGCCGATCGCAAGATTCGCCACTTGGCCGTCACCGGAGACAATGGAGACATTGTCGGTATCATATCGGTGCGAGACCTTTTGGCCTACTTCAAAACGGTAGCGAAGGACCTCAAAATAGCTGAAGAGGATGGCTGA